One window of uncultured Trichococcus sp. genomic DNA carries:
- a CDS encoding LysR family transcriptional regulator, producing MELRVMHYFLTVVYEENITSAAEKLHITQPTLSRQMMQLEEELGVQLFRRGKRKITLTSEGLLLKRRAEEILDLTHRTEKELKQQKPLMNGEIAIGGGETQFMRLLAEHVKSFSLDYPQVTYKFHSADADEIKDRANKGLLDICLLTEPVDVEKFDFLRIPQKERWGVLMRKDSPLAQKTEIKPDDLLPYPILVAGRSIVRNELANWFGDAYDRLNIIGSYNLIYNAAIMVEADLGYSLCLEKLVPESEDSPLCFKLLDPVLETGVVIAWKKYQTFPPVVAKFIEEMKYAFQA from the coding sequence ATGGAATTAAGGGTCATGCATTATTTTTTGACGGTTGTTTATGAGGAAAACATCACCAGCGCAGCCGAAAAATTGCACATCACACAACCGACATTATCCCGGCAGATGATGCAGTTGGAGGAAGAACTGGGCGTCCAGTTGTTCCGGCGCGGAAAAAGGAAAATCACTTTGACAAGCGAGGGTTTGCTCCTGAAGCGAAGGGCTGAAGAAATTCTGGACTTGACCCATCGGACCGAGAAGGAGCTGAAGCAGCAGAAGCCGCTCATGAATGGTGAAATTGCGATCGGCGGTGGCGAAACACAGTTCATGCGGCTGTTGGCGGAGCACGTCAAAAGCTTCAGTCTGGATTATCCGCAGGTCACCTACAAGTTTCACAGCGCGGATGCCGACGAAATCAAGGACCGGGCCAATAAAGGACTGCTTGATATCTGTCTGTTGACGGAACCGGTGGACGTCGAAAAGTTCGATTTCCTCCGGATTCCGCAAAAAGAAAGATGGGGCGTCCTCATGAGAAAAGACAGTCCCTTGGCGCAAAAAACGGAAATCAAGCCGGATGACTTACTGCCTTATCCGATTTTGGTAGCGGGCAGATCGATTGTCCGCAATGAGTTGGCGAACTGGTTCGGTGACGCATACGATCGCCTGAACATCATCGGGAGCTACAATCTGATCTACAATGCAGCCATCATGGTGGAGGCAGATCTGGGATATTCGCTTTGTCTGGAGAAGTTGGTTCCGGAGTCCGAGGATAGTCCGCTCTGCTTTAAACTGCTGGATCCAGTTTTGGAAACGGGCGTTGTGATTGCTTGGAAAAAATACCAAACTTTCCCTCCTGTCGTCGCGAAGTTCATCGAGGAAATGAAATATGCTTTCCAGGCATGA
- a CDS encoding MalY/PatB family protein — translation MPFDFDQILERRNTNSYKWDVKADELPMWVADMDFGTAPAVVDAIEKRLRKGAFGYNTVPDTFRESIIRWWQRRHRFTMEKEWILYCTGVVPAISSIVRKMTEIGDDIVVLAPVYNIFYNSILNNGRKVLASELRYEDESYAIDYADLEEKLSRETTSLFIFCNPHNPIGKVWDRPTLERIAELCIKYNVLIVSDEIHCDLTHIGHAYIPLASISEEIADRTITCIAPTKAFNIAGLQTAAIVIPNPEIRKQVDRGINTDEVAEPNTFAIQAAEAAFDEGEEWLEELREYLEQNRQFLIASLKEFVPKVQVIEAEATYLAWVDCAAITEDTNQLCAYIRANTGLYLSEGNVFGGNGSRFVRWNYACPKALLEDGIKRFAEGIASYKMEYPI, via the coding sequence ATGCCATTCGATTTTGACCAGATCCTCGAAAGACGGAACACCAACTCTTATAAGTGGGACGTCAAAGCGGACGAGCTGCCGATGTGGGTGGCGGACATGGACTTCGGAACGGCGCCTGCTGTTGTCGACGCCATCGAAAAGCGTCTTCGAAAAGGCGCTTTCGGCTACAATACCGTCCCTGACACTTTCCGCGAAAGCATCATCAGGTGGTGGCAGAGGCGGCATCGATTTACGATGGAAAAGGAGTGGATCCTGTATTGCACGGGTGTCGTTCCGGCCATTTCTTCGATTGTGCGGAAAATGACGGAAATAGGCGATGACATCGTTGTTCTTGCGCCGGTCTACAACATTTTCTATAATTCCATCCTGAACAACGGTCGGAAGGTATTGGCAAGCGAATTGCGCTATGAAGACGAAAGCTATGCCATCGATTATGCGGATCTGGAGGAAAAACTGTCCCGCGAAACGACTTCGCTATTCATTTTCTGCAACCCGCATAATCCGATCGGCAAAGTTTGGGATCGGCCGACGCTGGAACGGATCGCCGAACTGTGCATCAAGTATAATGTGCTGATCGTGAGTGATGAAATCCATTGCGATCTGACGCACATCGGCCACGCGTATATCCCTCTTGCGTCCATTTCCGAGGAAATTGCTGACCGGACAATCACTTGCATTGCGCCGACAAAAGCTTTCAACATCGCCGGACTGCAGACAGCGGCGATCGTCATCCCGAATCCTGAAATCAGAAAACAAGTGGACAGAGGGATCAATACGGATGAAGTGGCGGAACCGAATACTTTCGCGATCCAAGCGGCTGAAGCGGCTTTCGACGAAGGGGAAGAATGGCTGGAGGAGCTGCGGGAATACTTGGAGCAGAACAGACAATTTTTGATCGCTTCTTTGAAGGAATTTGTTCCCAAAGTCCAAGTGATCGAGGCTGAGGCAACCTATCTGGCCTGGGTCGATTGCGCGGCGATTACGGAAGATACGAACCAACTGTGCGCCTACATCCGAGCGAATACCGGACTGTACCTGTCCGAGGGAAATGTCTTCGGCGGCAACGGTTCGCGTTTTGTCCGCTGGAATTATGCCTGCCCGAAAGCACTCCTGGAGGACGGCATCAAACGTTTCGCCGAAGGAATCGCGTCATACAAAATGGAATATCCGATATAA